Proteins from one Pseudomonas bijieensis genomic window:
- a CDS encoding glycogen/starch/alpha-glucan phosphorylase has protein sequence MTQEPLVREAEVAAFRDAVLTKLTYAVGKDPDHAFDHDWFEAIALAARDHMVEHWMDHTRQIYRKGQKRVYYLSLEFLIGRLLYDSLSNLGLLDTAREALTELGVDLERIRLLEPDAALGNGGLGRLAACFMESMSTLGIAGHGYGIRYEHGLFRQAIVDGWQQEQTEHWLDFGNPWEFERPEVVYPIGFGGSVETVTDDAGKTRQVWSPAETVRAIAYDTPVVGWRGASVNTLRLWRARAVEDLHLERFNAGDHLGAVAEVARAESISRVLYPADSTEAGQELRLRQEYFFVAASLQDLLRRHRNMHTSVLTLGDHAAIQLNDTHPSIAVAELMRQLVDVYDVAWDAAWQITQDTLSYTNHTLLPEALETWPVGLMERMLPRHMQIIYLINAQHIDSLRAKGVHDFDVLRSVSLIEEDNGRRVRMGNLAFLGSHSVNGVSGLHTQLMRSTVFSELHKLYPDRINNKTNGITFRRWLFQANAELTSMMVDALGPSVLDNPEQRLIELEPFADKPAFRKQFAEQRLHSKKALAYLIHERLGIAVNPAAMFDVQVKRIHEYKRQLLNLMHTVALYQAIRAEPEVDWVPRVKIFAGKAAASYHQAKLIIKLTNDIARVVNNDPTVRGLLKVVFLPNYNVSLAESIIPAADLSEQISTAGFEASGTSNMKFGLNGALTIGTMDGANVEMHERVGGEHMFIFGLTAEQVEARKRNGEFSAEPDIAASHRLNDVLQAIRGGVFSPDDPMRYAGLVDSLINYDRFLVCADFDAYWDAQAKVEERWHDSKQWWRSAVLNTARMGWFSSDRTIREYATDIWKALE, from the coding sequence ATGACTCAAGAACCACTTGTTCGCGAAGCTGAAGTCGCTGCATTTCGCGACGCCGTTTTGACCAAGCTCACTTATGCCGTCGGCAAGGACCCGGATCATGCGTTTGATCACGACTGGTTCGAAGCCATTGCCCTTGCCGCCCGCGACCATATGGTCGAACACTGGATGGACCACACGCGGCAGATCTATCGCAAGGGCCAGAAGCGTGTCTATTACCTCTCCCTGGAATTCCTCATCGGTCGCTTGCTCTACGACAGCCTGAGCAACCTCGGCCTGCTGGACACTGCGCGTGAGGCCCTGACTGAGCTGGGCGTGGACCTGGAGCGCATTCGCCTGCTCGAACCGGATGCGGCACTGGGCAACGGCGGCCTCGGCCGTCTGGCGGCGTGTTTCATGGAAAGCATGTCGACCCTGGGCATCGCCGGCCACGGCTACGGCATTCGCTATGAGCACGGCTTGTTCCGCCAGGCGATCGTCGATGGCTGGCAGCAGGAGCAGACCGAGCATTGGCTGGATTTCGGTAACCCGTGGGAGTTCGAGCGGCCAGAGGTGGTCTACCCGATCGGCTTTGGCGGCAGTGTCGAGACCGTCACCGACGATGCCGGCAAGACCCGGCAAGTCTGGTCCCCGGCGGAAACCGTGCGGGCCATTGCCTATGACACGCCAGTGGTGGGCTGGCGCGGTGCCAGCGTCAATACCTTGCGACTGTGGCGCGCCCGGGCGGTGGAAGACCTGCACCTGGAGCGCTTCAACGCCGGCGACCACCTGGGCGCGGTAGCGGAGGTGGCCCGGGCGGAAAGTATTTCCCGTGTGCTGTACCCGGCCGACAGCACCGAGGCCGGCCAGGAACTGCGCCTGCGCCAGGAGTACTTCTTCGTTGCCGCCTCGCTGCAGGACTTGCTGCGCCGCCATCGCAACATGCACACCTCGGTGCTGACCCTGGGCGATCACGCGGCGATCCAGCTCAACGACACCCACCCGTCGATCGCCGTGGCCGAACTGATGCGGCAACTGGTGGACGTCTACGACGTGGCCTGGGACGCTGCCTGGCAGATCACCCAGGACACGCTGTCCTACACCAACCACACGCTGCTGCCCGAAGCCCTGGAAACCTGGCCGGTAGGGCTGATGGAGCGCATGCTGCCCCGGCACATGCAAATCATTTACCTGATCAATGCCCAGCACATCGATTCGCTGCGGGCCAAGGGCGTGCACGATTTCGATGTGTTGCGCTCGGTGTCGCTGATCGAAGAAGACAACGGTCGCCGGGTGCGCATGGGCAACCTGGCGTTCCTCGGTTCCCACAGCGTCAACGGCGTGTCCGGACTGCATACCCAACTGATGCGCAGCACGGTGTTCTCGGAGCTGCACAAACTCTATCCGGACCGGATCAATAACAAGACCAACGGCATCACCTTCCGCCGCTGGTTGTTCCAGGCCAACGCCGAACTGACCTCGATGATGGTCGATGCCCTCGGCCCGAGCGTGCTGGACAACCCCGAGCAGCGTCTGATCGAACTGGAGCCGTTTGCCGATAAACCGGCGTTTCGTAAACAGTTCGCCGAGCAGCGTCTGCATAGCAAGAAAGCCCTGGCTTACCTGATCCACGAGCGGTTGGGGATTGCCGTGAACCCGGCGGCGATGTTCGACGTGCAGGTCAAGCGGATCCACGAGTACAAACGCCAGTTGCTCAACCTGATGCACACCGTGGCGCTGTACCAGGCGATCCGCGCCGAACCGGAAGTGGACTGGGTGCCGCGAGTGAAAATCTTCGCCGGCAAGGCCGCCGCCAGTTACCACCAAGCCAAGCTGATCATCAAGCTGACCAACGACATCGCCCGAGTGGTCAACAATGACCCAACCGTGCGTGGCTTGCTCAAAGTGGTGTTCCTGCCCAACTACAACGTCAGCCTGGCCGAGAGCATCATTCCTGCGGCGGATTTGTCGGAGCAGATCTCCACCGCCGGTTTCGAAGCGTCGGGCACCAGCAACATGAAGTTCGGTCTCAACGGTGCGTTGACTATCGGCACCATGGACGGCGCCAACGTGGAAATGCATGAGCGCGTCGGTGGTGAGCACATGTTCATCTTCGGCTTGACGGCTGAGCAGGTCGAAGCCCGCAAGCGCAATGGTGAATTCAGCGCCGAGCCGGACATCGCCGCCTCCCATCGGCTCAATGATGTGTTGCAGGCGATTCGCGGCGGGGTGTTCTCGCCGGATGATCCGATGCGCTACGCCGGGCTGGTGGACTCATTGATCAATTACGACCGTTTCCTGGTCTGCGCCGATTTCGACGCCTACTGGGACGCCCAGGCCAAGGTCGAAGAACGTTGGCATGATTCCAAGCAATGGTGGCGTTCGGCGGTGCTCAACACTGCGCGCATGGGCTGGTTCTCCTCGGATCGGACCATCCGTGAGTACGCCACCGACATCTGGAAAGCCCTGGAATAG
- a CDS encoding YkgJ family cysteine cluster protein has protein sequence MMKPNLIAAAEIDRLDTWAKYSAPMCGSCVSSCCTLPVEVKIKDLIRIGIVDEFELGDPPKNIAKRLQKEGIVERYNQKSEIFTLQRMSNNDCLYLDRKSRLCTIYEKRPDTCRNHPRVGPRPGYCAYKPKEVERERNPRTLDKF, from the coding sequence ATGATGAAGCCCAACCTGATCGCCGCCGCGGAGATCGACCGACTCGATACCTGGGCCAAGTACTCCGCCCCGATGTGCGGTTCCTGCGTGTCGAGCTGCTGCACGCTGCCGGTGGAGGTCAAGATCAAAGACCTGATCCGCATCGGCATCGTCGATGAGTTCGAACTGGGCGACCCGCCGAAAAACATCGCCAAGCGCCTGCAAAAGGAAGGGATCGTCGAGCGCTACAACCAGAAGTCGGAAATCTTCACGCTCCAGCGCATGAGCAACAACGATTGCCTTTATCTGGACCGCAAGAGCCGCTTGTGCACCATTTATGAAAAGCGCCCGGACACTTGCCGCAACCATCCGCGGGTCGGGCCACGGCCGGGCTATTGTGCCTACAAGCCCAAGGAAGTGGAGCGCGAGCGTAATCCGCGGACGCTGGACAAGTTCTGA
- the typA gene encoding translational GTPase TypA has protein sequence MIENLRNIAIIAHVDHGKTTLVDKLLRQSGTLERNELNDERVMDSNDQEKERGITILAKNTAINWNGYHINIVDTPGHADFGGEVERVMSMVDSVLLLVDAQDGPMPQTRFVTKKAFEAGLRPIVCINKVDRPGARPDWVLDQIFDLFDNLGATEEQLDFKVVYASALNGIAGLDHTEMAEDMTPLYQSIVDNVPAPKVDRDGPFQMQISALDYNSFLGVIGVGRIARGRVKPNTPVVAIGADGKRRNGRILKLMGHHGLHRVDVEEAAAGDIVCISGMDSLFISDTLCHPDTVEAMKPLTVDEPTVSMTFQVNDSPFCGKEGKFVTSRNIKERLDKELLYNVALRVEEGDSADKFKVSGRGELHLSVLIETMRREGFEMAVGRPEVIIRLVDGVKHEPFENVTIDLPEESQGKVMEEMGLRKGDLTNMVPDGKGRVRLEYNIPARGLIGFRNQFLTLTNGAGILTSIFDRYDVMKSGDMSGRQNGVLVSVETGKALTYSLETLQARGKLFVEHGQEIYGGQIVGLNSRDNDLGVNPTKGKKLDNMRASGKDETIALVPPVRFTLEQALEFIQDDELCEVTPKSIRLRKKILDESERTRAAKKAKN, from the coding sequence GTGATCGAAAATCTACGCAACATCGCCATCATTGCTCACGTTGACCATGGTAAGACCACCCTGGTAGACAAACTCTTGCGTCAATCCGGCACCCTGGAGCGCAACGAGCTCAACGACGAGCGCGTGATGGACTCCAACGACCAGGAAAAAGAGCGCGGTATTACCATCCTGGCGAAAAACACCGCCATCAACTGGAATGGCTACCACATCAACATCGTGGACACCCCGGGCCACGCCGACTTCGGTGGTGAAGTAGAGCGCGTGATGTCGATGGTCGACTCCGTGCTGCTGCTGGTCGACGCCCAGGACGGCCCTATGCCGCAAACCCGTTTCGTGACCAAGAAGGCTTTCGAGGCCGGCCTGCGTCCGATCGTGTGCATCAACAAGGTTGACCGTCCAGGCGCGCGTCCGGACTGGGTCCTGGACCAGATCTTCGACCTGTTCGACAACCTGGGCGCCACCGAAGAACAGCTGGACTTCAAAGTCGTCTACGCCTCGGCCCTGAACGGTATTGCCGGTCTGGACCATACCGAAATGGCTGAAGACATGACCCCGCTGTACCAGTCGATCGTCGACAACGTACCCGCACCGAAAGTCGACCGTGACGGTCCGTTCCAGATGCAAATCTCGGCACTGGACTACAACAGCTTCCTGGGTGTTATCGGTGTTGGCCGTATCGCTCGTGGTCGCGTCAAGCCGAACACCCCGGTCGTGGCTATCGGTGCCGACGGCAAGCGCCGCAATGGTCGTATCCTGAAGCTGATGGGTCACCACGGTCTGCACCGTGTAGACGTTGAAGAAGCGGCTGCCGGCGACATCGTCTGCATCAGCGGCATGGACTCGCTGTTCATCTCCGACACCCTGTGCCACCCGGACACCGTTGAAGCGATGAAGCCGTTGACCGTCGACGAGCCGACCGTTTCCATGACCTTCCAGGTCAACGACTCGCCATTCTGCGGTAAAGAAGGCAAGTTCGTGACGTCCCGTAACATCAAGGAACGCCTGGACAAAGAACTGCTCTACAACGTTGCACTGCGCGTTGAAGAAGGCGACTCGGCCGATAAGTTCAAGGTCTCCGGCCGTGGCGAACTGCACCTCTCGGTTCTGATCGAAACCATGCGTCGCGAAGGCTTCGAAATGGCTGTAGGCCGTCCGGAAGTGATCATCCGTCTGGTTGACGGCGTGAAGCACGAACCGTTCGAAAACGTCACCATCGACCTGCCGGAAGAATCCCAGGGCAAGGTGATGGAAGAGATGGGCCTGCGTAAGGGCGACCTGACCAACATGGTGCCGGATGGCAAAGGCCGTGTACGTCTGGAATACAACATCCCTGCTCGCGGTCTGATCGGTTTCCGTAACCAATTCCTGACCCTGACCAACGGTGCTGGCATCCTGACCTCGATCTTCGACCGTTACGACGTGATGAAGTCTGGCGACATGTCTGGCCGTCAGAACGGCGTTCTGGTTTCGGTTGAAACCGGCAAGGCGCTGACCTACTCCCTGGAAACCCTCCAGGCGCGTGGCAAGCTGTTCGTCGAGCACGGCCAGGAAATCTACGGCGGCCAGATCGTTGGTCTGAACAGCCGTGACAACGACCTGGGCGTTAACCCTACCAAGGGCAAGAAGCTCGACAACATGCGTGCTTCGGGCAAAGACGAAACCATCGCCCTGGTTCCACCTGTTCGCTTCACCCTGGAACAGGCCCTGGAATTCATCCAGGACGATGAATTGTGTGAAGTGACGCCGAAGTCGATCCGCCTGCGTAAGAAGATCCTGGATGAAAGCGAGCGTACCCGCGCTGCCAAGAAAGCCAAGAACTGA
- the thiI gene encoding tRNA uracil 4-sulfurtransferase ThiI, whose protein sequence is MKLIVKVFPEITIKSRPVRMRFIRQLAKNIRAVLRDLDPAVVVNGVWDNLELETRVSEPKVLKEMTERLSCMPGIAHFLQVDEYPLGDFDDILAKCMLHYGDALAGKIFSVRCKRAGKHPFSSMDVEKYVGSQLRRQCGAAGISLKDPQIEVRIEIRDQRLFVIHSQHNSIGGYPLGSLEQTLVLMSGGFDSTVAAYQIMRRGLMSHFCFFNLGGRAHELGVMEVAHFIWKKYGSSQRVLFVSVPFEEVLGEILGKVDNSHMGVILKRMMLRAASRIADRLQIDALVTGEAISQVSSQTLPNLSVIDCVTEKLVLRPLIASHKQDIIDQANAIGTAEFARHMPEYCGVISVNPKTAAKRGRVEHEEKEFDMAILERALENARLVPIDRVIDELGQDIQIEEVGEALAGQIIIDIRHPDDAEDDPLSVAGIEVKTMPFYAVNARFKELDPTRQYLLYCDKGVMSRLHAHHLLSEGHANVRVYRPS, encoded by the coding sequence ATGAAACTAATCGTAAAAGTCTTCCCCGAGATCACCATCAAGAGCCGCCCGGTACGGATGCGTTTCATCCGCCAGTTGGCCAAGAACATCCGCGCCGTGCTCCGAGACCTGGACCCGGCCGTGGTGGTGAACGGCGTGTGGGACAACCTCGAGCTGGAAACCCGTGTCAGCGAACCCAAGGTCCTGAAGGAAATGACCGAGCGCCTGAGCTGCATGCCGGGCATCGCGCATTTCCTGCAAGTCGATGAGTACCCGCTGGGGGATTTCGACGACATCCTTGCCAAGTGCATGCTTCATTATGGTGATGCCCTGGCCGGCAAGATCTTTTCGGTGCGTTGCAAGCGTGCCGGCAAGCACCCATTCAGTTCGATGGATGTGGAAAAGTACGTCGGCAGCCAGTTGCGCCGACAGTGCGGTGCGGCCGGTATTTCGTTGAAAGACCCACAGATCGAAGTGCGCATCGAAATTCGCGACCAGCGGCTGTTCGTGATCCACAGCCAGCACAACAGCATCGGCGGTTATCCGCTGGGCTCGCTGGAGCAGACCCTGGTGCTGATGTCCGGCGGTTTCGATTCCACGGTGGCGGCCTACCAGATCATGCGTCGCGGCCTGATGAGCCATTTCTGCTTCTTCAACCTCGGCGGGCGTGCCCATGAACTGGGCGTGATGGAAGTGGCGCACTTCATCTGGAAGAAGTACGGCAGCTCCCAGCGCGTGTTATTTGTGAGTGTGCCGTTCGAGGAAGTCCTGGGCGAGATTCTCGGCAAAGTCGATAACAGTCATATGGGCGTCATTTTGAAGCGTATGATGTTGCGCGCCGCTTCACGAATTGCCGACCGCCTGCAAATCGACGCGCTGGTGACCGGCGAGGCGATCTCCCAGGTGTCGAGCCAGACGTTGCCGAACCTGTCGGTGATCGACTGCGTGACCGAGAAGCTGGTCCTGCGGCCGCTGATTGCCAGCCACAAGCAGGACATCATCGACCAGGCCAATGCCATTGGCACCGCCGAGTTTGCCCGACACATGCCGGAGTACTGCGGCGTCATCTCGGTCAACCCGAAGACGGCGGCCAAGCGCGGGCGGGTCGAGCACGAAGAGAAAGAATTCGACATGGCGATACTCGAGCGGGCGCTCGAAAACGCCAGGCTGGTACCGATCGATCGCGTCATCGACGAATTGGGCCAGGACATACAGATTGAAGAAGTCGGCGAAGCGCTGGCCGGTCAGATCATCATCGACATCCGTCATCCGGACGACGCTGAAGACGACCCGCTGAGTGTCGCCGGCATCGAGGTAAAAACGATGCCGTTCTATGCAGTGAACGCGCGTTTCAAGGAACTGGACCCTACTCGCCAGTACCTGTTGTATTGCGACAAAGGCGTGATGAGTCGCCTGCATGCCCACCATTTGCTCAGTGAGGGGCATGCCAATGTGCGCGTTTATCGACCGAGCTAA
- the glnA gene encoding type I glutamate--ammonia ligase — protein MSKSVQLIKDHDVKWIDLRFTDTKGTQHHVTMPARDALDDEFFEIGKMFDGSSISGWKGIEASDMILMPDDETAVLDPFTEEPTLILVCDIIEPSTMQGYDRDPRAIAHRAEEYLKSTGIGDTAFFGPEPEFFIFDSVKFKSDISGSMFKIFSEQGSWMSDQDVEGGNKGHRPGIKGGYFPVPPFDHDHEIRTSMCNALEEMGQTVEVHHHEVATAGQNEIGVKFNTLVKKADEVQTLKYCVHNVADAYGRTATFMPKPLYGDNGSGMHVHMSISKDGKNTFAGEGYAGLSDTALYFIGGIIKHGKALNGFTNPSTNSYKRLVPGFEAPVMLAYSARNRSASIRIPYVNSPKARRIEARFPDPAANPYLAFAALMMAGLDGIQNKIHPGDAADKNLYDLPPEEAKEIPQVCGSLKEALEELDKGRAFLTKGGVFSDDFIDAYIALKSEEEIKVRTFVHPLEYELYYSC, from the coding sequence ATGTCGAAGTCGGTTCAACTCATCAAAGATCATGACGTCAAGTGGATTGATCTGCGCTTCACTGACACCAAAGGTACTCAACATCACGTGACCATGCCGGCCCGTGATGCGCTGGACGACGAATTCTTTGAAATCGGGAAAATGTTCGACGGCTCCTCCATCTCCGGCTGGAAAGGCATCGAAGCCTCCGACATGATCCTGATGCCGGACGACGAAACCGCCGTCCTGGACCCGTTCACCGAAGAGCCGACCCTGATCCTGGTCTGCGACATCATCGAACCTTCGACCATGCAAGGCTATGACCGCGACCCACGCGCCATTGCCCACCGCGCCGAGGAATACCTGAAGTCCACCGGTATCGGCGACACCGCTTTCTTCGGTCCTGAGCCTGAGTTCTTCATCTTCGACTCGGTCAAGTTCAAGTCCGACATCTCCGGCTCCATGTTCAAGATCTTCTCCGAACAAGGTTCGTGGATGTCCGACCAGGACGTGGAAGGCGGTAACAAAGGCCACCGTCCAGGTATCAAGGGCGGCTACTTCCCGGTTCCACCGTTCGACCACGACCACGAGATCCGTACCTCCATGTGCAACGCACTGGAAGAGATGGGCCAGACCGTCGAAGTTCACCACCACGAAGTGGCGACTGCCGGCCAGAACGAAATCGGCGTGAAGTTCAACACGCTGGTCAAGAAGGCTGACGAAGTCCAGACCCTGAAGTACTGCGTGCACAACGTTGCCGATGCCTATGGCCGCACCGCGACCTTCATGCCGAAGCCTCTGTACGGCGACAACGGTTCGGGCATGCACGTTCACATGTCGATCTCCAAGGACGGCAAGAACACCTTCGCAGGCGAAGGCTATGCCGGCCTGTCGGACACCGCCCTGTACTTCATCGGCGGTATCATCAAGCACGGTAAGGCCCTGAACGGCTTCACCAACCCGTCGACCAACTCCTACAAGCGTCTGGTACCAGGCTTCGAAGCCCCGGTCATGCTGGCCTACTCGGCTCGCAACCGCTCCGCCTCGATCCGTATTCCTTACGTGAACAGCCCGAAAGCCCGCCGTATCGAAGCTCGCTTCCCGGATCCGGCTGCCAACCCATACCTGGCCTTCGCTGCACTGATGATGGCCGGCCTGGACGGTATCCAGAACAAGATCCACCCTGGCGATGCCGCCGACAAAAACCTGTATGACCTGCCGCCTGAAGAGGCCAAGGAAATCCCACAGGTTTGCGGTAGCCTGAAAGAAGCCTTGGAAGAGCTGGACAAGGGCCGTGCGTTCCTGACCAAGGGCGGCGTATTCAGCGATGACTTCATCGACGCTTACATCGCACTGAAAAGCGAAGAAGAAATCAAGGTTCGCACCTTCGTACACCCACTGGAATATGAGCTGTACTACAGCTGCTGA
- a CDS encoding chorismate mutase translates to MTLRFKLCLALSAALLAGTAEAASTPAPDALTPLLNAIGERLALADDVALSKWDSHKPVEDRQREREVIAAAVAQAPAYKLSGETVEAFFAAQIEANKMVQYIDLSDWALEGKAPDLPRPDLVGQIRPQLDRLQKRLLQQLADFAPYRTDPQCPQWLARATHHNKQHPVHRLALIRATGGLCLSPKS, encoded by the coding sequence ATGACTTTGCGCTTCAAGCTCTGCCTTGCCCTGTCTGCCGCGCTGTTGGCCGGCACCGCCGAAGCCGCCTCCACTCCCGCTCCTGACGCCCTTACCCCGCTGCTTAACGCCATTGGCGAACGCCTGGCCCTCGCCGATGATGTGGCGTTGAGCAAATGGGACAGCCATAAACCGGTAGAAGACCGTCAGCGCGAGCGGGAAGTGATTGCCGCTGCCGTCGCCCAGGCGCCGGCCTACAAGCTGAGTGGCGAAACCGTGGAAGCGTTTTTCGCAGCCCAGATAGAAGCCAACAAAATGGTGCAGTACATCGACTTGTCCGACTGGGCCCTGGAAGGCAAGGCCCCGGACCTTCCGCGCCCGGACCTGGTGGGACAGATCCGCCCGCAACTCGACCGACTGCAAAAGCGGCTGCTGCAACAACTGGCCGACTTCGCCCCCTACCGCACCGACCCGCAGTGCCCGCAATGGCTGGCTCGAGCTACCCACCACAACAAGCAGCACCCGGTGCACCGGCTGGCCCTGATCCGGGCAACCGGAGGACTGTGCCTCTCCCCAAAATCCTGA
- a CDS encoding DUF4124 domain-containing protein: MGRGFSIILLLLALPAAAQIYKYTDAEGNTAYSNQPPQGVPAQTVELPPLNSIERQSPASPGAPPASANSDEPRNAYEILELTDIPTDEALRANNGTFTVGVQAQPRLRSPHLFRLLLDGHPYGQPTNVPRLQLVNIDRGEHSLAVQVIDGETLVQQSETVTFTVQRVHRP, from the coding sequence ATGGGTCGTGGTTTTTCAATCATCCTGTTGTTGCTGGCTCTGCCAGCCGCCGCGCAGATCTACAAGTACACCGATGCCGAGGGCAACACCGCCTATAGCAACCAGCCACCCCAAGGCGTACCGGCTCAGACGGTGGAATTACCGCCGCTCAACAGCATCGAACGCCAATCCCCGGCCAGCCCGGGCGCACCACCAGCCTCCGCGAACAGCGACGAGCCACGCAATGCCTACGAGATACTGGAACTGACGGACATTCCCACCGACGAGGCCCTGCGCGCCAACAACGGCACCTTCACTGTTGGCGTACAGGCTCAACCGCGATTGCGCAGCCCGCATCTGTTCCGGCTGCTACTGGACGGGCACCCCTACGGCCAGCCGACCAACGTGCCACGCCTGCAATTGGTGAATATCGACCGGGGCGAGCACAGCCTGGCGGTCCAGGTGATTGATGGGGAAACCCTCGTGCAACAAAGCGAAACCGTCACCTTCACCGTGCAGCGGGTGCACCGGCCATGA
- a CDS encoding DUF4124 domain-containing protein, with translation MIRRLLALGLLLIAQSGAAQVYTYIDAQGNRVFTDQPRPGNAKKVQLPPSNRMPAPPSGTSAAPTAEARPEPLFHYEMLRLLIPEPDATIRSTAGELIVSVTSEPGLQKGHRYRLLLDGQPTGAPGPSPVFALSNIDRGTHHLAVEILDEQDRIVERTANQPFHMQRMSLAQKRRIKPCATTDYGQRPECPLAEKPEEEKSSILPFF, from the coding sequence ATGATCCGCCGGTTGCTGGCGCTGGGCCTGTTGCTGATCGCTCAGTCAGGCGCGGCCCAGGTCTACACCTACATCGATGCCCAGGGCAATCGCGTGTTCACCGATCAACCGCGCCCCGGCAATGCGAAGAAAGTCCAACTGCCACCCAGCAATCGGATGCCGGCGCCGCCTTCAGGAACGTCCGCGGCGCCTACGGCCGAAGCGCGGCCCGAGCCGCTGTTTCATTACGAAATGCTCCGCCTGCTGATACCCGAGCCGGACGCGACGATACGTAGCACCGCAGGCGAACTGATCGTCAGCGTCACCAGCGAACCCGGCCTGCAAAAAGGCCACCGCTACCGCCTGCTGCTCGACGGCCAGCCCACGGGCGCACCAGGGCCGAGCCCGGTGTTTGCCTTGAGTAACATCGACCGAGGCACCCATCATCTGGCGGTAGAGATCCTCGATGAGCAAGACCGTATCGTCGAACGCACCGCCAATCAGCCCTTCCATATGCAACGCATGTCCCTGGCGCAGAAGCGTCGCATCAAACCCTGCGCCACGACCGATTACGGTCAACGTCCCGAGTGCCCCCTGGCCGAAAAGCCCGAAGAAGAAAAAAGCAGCATCCTGCCGTTCTTTTAA
- the glnL gene encoding nitrogen regulation protein NR(II): MTISDALHRLLLDNLTTATILLDAELRLEYMNPAAEMLLAVSGQRSHGQFISELFTESAEALNSLRQAVEQAHPFTKREAMLTALTGQTLTVDYAVTPILNNGATLLLLEVHPRDRLLRITKEEAQLSKQETSKMLVRGLAHEIKNPLGGIRGAAQLLARELPEESLKDYTNVIIEEADRLRNLVDRMLGSNKLPSLAMCNVHEVLERVSSLVEAESQGCITLVRDYDPSIPDVLIDREQMIQAVLNIVRNAMQAISSQNELRLGRISLRTRAMRQFTIGHVRHRLVTKIEIIDNGPGIPAELQETIFFPMVSGRPDGTGLGLAITQNIISQHQGLIECESHPGHTTFSIFLPLEQGATST; the protein is encoded by the coding sequence ATGACCATTAGCGACGCACTACACCGCTTGCTGCTCGACAACCTCACCACCGCAACCATTCTGCTCGACGCCGAATTGCGCCTCGAGTACATGAACCCGGCGGCGGAGATGCTCCTGGCCGTCAGCGGCCAGCGCAGCCACGGGCAGTTCATCAGCGAGTTATTCACCGAATCCGCCGAGGCGCTCAACTCCCTGCGCCAGGCAGTGGAACAGGCCCATCCGTTCACCAAGCGCGAGGCGATGCTCACCGCACTGACCGGCCAGACCCTTACAGTGGATTATGCGGTCACGCCGATCCTGAACAACGGCGCCACCTTGCTGCTGCTGGAAGTCCACCCCCGTGATCGCCTGCTGCGCATCACCAAGGAAGAGGCCCAGCTATCCAAGCAGGAAACCAGCAAGATGCTGGTGCGTGGCCTGGCCCATGAGATCAAGAACCCCCTCGGCGGGATTCGTGGCGCGGCGCAGTTGCTCGCCCGTGAACTGCCGGAAGAGAGCCTCAAGGACTACACCAACGTCATCATCGAGGAAGCCGACCGCCTGCGGAACCTGGTAGACCGCATGCTCGGCTCGAACAAGCTGCCATCGCTGGCGATGTGCAACGTCCATGAAGTGCTGGAGCGCGTCAGCAGCCTGGTGGAAGCGGAAAGCCAGGGTTGCATCACCTTGGTGCGCGACTATGACCCGAGCATTCCCGATGTCCTGATCGACCGCGAGCAGATGATCCAGGCCGTACTGAACATCGTGCGCAACGCGATGCAAGCCATCAGCAGCCAGAACGAACTGCGCCTGGGCCGTATCAGCCTGCGCACCAGGGCCATGCGCCAGTTCACCATCGGCCACGTGCGCCATCGCCTGGTGACCAAGATCGAGATCATCGACAACGGCCCGGGTATCCCTGCCGAGCTGCAGGAAACCATTTTCTTCCCCATGGTCAGCGGTCGCCCGGACGGTACCGGGCTGGGCCTGGCCATCACCCAGAACATCATCAGTCAGCATCAGGGCTTGATCGAGTGTGAAAGCCACCCCGGCCACACCACCTTCTCGATCTTCCTGCCACTGGAACAAGGAGCCACATCGACATGA